The Polaribacter sp. KT25b genome contains the following window.
TAATAAATTTATATTGTCGCCATCTTTATAAGTAACGTTCATTTTATTCATTAAATCTAACTGAAATTCGTTTTCTAATTGCTGTACAAAACGCACAGAACTATCAATAGAACAGCCAGAAACATTGTTAAAACTTTCATCAACAGCCAACACTAAAAACTGATTGTATTTAATAGTAAATGAGCCTTTTAAATCATCTCCATGTCTAGTCCAAGAATTGATAAATTCTTCTGCTTTTGCTGATATAATTTCAATTTCTTTTTGATTAAATTCTCTTTCAGATTGGTAAATCCAAACACGAGAATTGTTTGGTAAATTTTTATATTCTGTAAACATTTTTTTACACTTTTAGATTGATAGATTGATAGATTCTTAGATTTCTTGCCTTGTTAACTTTTGACAATAGACTTTAGACTTTAGACTTCAAAAAACCTATCGTAAATTAAACTTCTGCTGTAAAGCTTGTAATTTTTCAGCATCAGACATGGTGTCTTTTGGCGCAGACATTCTTACTTTTATTTCTCTTAATACCTTTTTTGTGTATAACGGAAAATCGGCATTCTGAATCCAATTATTATAACCTGGGTTTTCTTTAAACACTTCTTCTACTGTTCTTCCTTTGTATTTTCCGAAAGAAAAAATTTCTTGTTTGTCATCATTCATCAGAATAAAACCAG
Protein-coding sequences here:
- a CDS encoding ABC transporter ATPase, coding for MFTEYKNLPNNSRVWIYQSEREFNQKEIEIISAKAEEFINSWTRHGDDLKGSFTIKYNQFLVLAVDESFNNVSGCSIDSSVRFVQQLENEFQLDLMNKMNVTYKDGDNINLLKLTDFQKFAKEQKITSETIVFNNMVNTKEDFENNWEIPANQSWHKRFLV